The Parambassis ranga chromosome 14, fParRan2.1, whole genome shotgun sequence genome includes a window with the following:
- the arhgef12b gene encoding rho guanine nucleotide exchange factor 12 isoform X3, producing the protein MSGAQSTLTDRTPNILNKDPTDKKPKNEKSSVSLKHEFDPTGLVQRCVIIQRDENGFGLTVSGDNPVFVQLVKEDGAAMRAGVQTGDRIIKVNGTLVTHSNHIEVVKLIKSGSYVALTVLGRPPGLAQIPLEEEKEGSEDSGEVSTPSTLSAPHSPALSAGEQSSCLDHITTSSSSSSMPDGDGASGSRNGEAEDGDSGSPLREQTSPSQGDNWAPVNNNSVNSSPFTDSPGKRETPCQSPDVSRRDNVCPSPDTEDAPDTDSSTQGTVGSSPYLLNLQIIGAEDDYFDSQQEQINGHCSCFQSIDLLKSRPAHLAVFLHHVVSQFDPAPLLCYLYADMHKQTSSKESRRFFIEFHSLFLDRTANLKVPVPEAVAAELEKRRLELIPEELCKQYTQTLQDSLLPDLHRNLEDFRQKRSMGLTLAEDELSKLDSERGKDQQAMEKECSCAEHILSKIEDILLTSQPSEEEKCQTMQYVILTYMKHLGVKVKEPRGLEHKRARINFLPKIKKSIKPEKEGEEKVKKPRFPNILGPPRRLSRVDSTSVGKAVELNKQRSPKLSQPAFGIPEVSDPSSSGRVRSNQLSEGSDTSIQSVSSTSSPTAPASDTSGQESDSNLSPFCIPARLSDGLQSGDHQDGVPCPTSTQFDFSPSNLEQREEDQDAFRMEVQCPVSSTDIQSEDDQGGEAECEEDPLNWQRLVSRDVLATLTPQEINRQEVINELFYTERTHLQTLKVLDSVFYQRLNRDGVLPPEDVKLIFTNLEEIIQLHVSITEQMAAIRKRNETSVIGQIGDDLLAWFSEDEEEKITRAVGTFCSNQPSALELIKTRKKKDQRFNLFMQEAQRNRLCRRLQLKDIIPAEMQRFTKYPLLLEKIAMYTEDDEEKEKVKRAEECCKKILNHVNQAVKEAENKQRLEDYQRRLDLSSLKQSDVELKNLDLTKRRMIHEGPLSWKVNKDKRIELYTILLEDIMVLLQKQDERLVLKFHGKNLASVTDTKNIFSPVIKLNTVLVRPVATNNKSFFVLSMSENGAQIYELTAQSVSDQRTWQHLITQGADAMKAKPHNHDTPAARAEQDAIEIINRGMPKASQEPNGTSSEIIHSSDKDASSSPSSRNPFNGLKSEDEEEELSAADRQEEEEDEEVDEAELEAFLDGQLADRLLQEGSRQGIAIESDELSTFSSSKAEDALRTLAMLKQALFTHMMGREAEENRQSGAPGSPEAPPAACDESQTSESLPKDNQQLPPDTPEPNGGFVVLDFGGGSGESSTDDDVGGDVGIDMRKLLSSSSQTGSGGGPGLSRQLMTHLRLLQADLQYLKDVETKFNQLQQTHSDAAADSTDTTDGIIQ; encoded by the exons GTCTGGTCCAGCGCTGTGTGATAATCCAGAGAGATGAAAATGGCTTCGGGCTGACAGTAAGTGGAGACAaccctgtgtttgtgcagctggtCAAAGAAG ATGGGGCTGCGATGCGAGCTGGTGTCCAGACAGGAGACAGGATCATCAAG GTCAACGGGACCTTAGTCACACATTCAAACCACATAGAGGTTGTAAAGCTGATAAAAT CGGGTTCCTATGTGGCCCTCACGGTGCTGGGGAGGCCACCGGGGCTCGCTCAGATCCCCctggaagaagagaaggaagggagCGAGGACAGCGGCGAGGTCAGCACGCCATCCACTCTGTCAGCGCCGCACTCACCTGCACTGTCAGCAGGGGAGCAGAGCAGCTGTTTGGACCacatcaccacctcctcctcctcctcctccatgcctGATGGG gaTGGAGCCTCGGGGTCCAGGAATGGTGAGGCCGAGGACGGAGACAGCGGGTCTCCTCTGAGGGAGCAGACGTCGCCTTCGCAGGGCGACAACTGGGCCCCGGTCAACAACAACTCT gtgaACAGCAGCCCCTTCACAGACAGTCCTGGCAAAAGAGAGACGCCCTGTCAGAGCCCGGACGTCAGCCGCAGAGACAACGTCTGCCCGTCACCCGACACTGAAGACGCTCCTGACACT GACTCCTCCACCCAGGGCACGGTGGGAAGCTCTCCCTACCTCCTCAACCTTCAGATTATTGGAGCAGAAGACGACTACTTTGACTCTCAGCAGGAGCAG ATCAACGGACACTGCAGCTGTTTCCAGAGCATCGACCTTCTGAAGTCTCGACCTGCTCACCTCGCGGTCTTCCTCCATCATGTGGTGTCACAGTTTGACCCCGCACCTCTG CTGTGTTACCTCTATGctgacatgcacaaacaaaccaGCTCCAAAGAAAGCCGACGCTTCTTCATAGAGTTCCACTCGCTGTTCCTGGATCGAACCGCG AATCTTAAAGTACCAGTGCCAGAGGCAGTCGCAGCTGAGCTGG agaagcGCAGGTTGGAGTTAATCCCAGAGGAGCTGTGTAAACAGTACACTCAGACGTTGCAGGACTCACTTTTACCAGACCTGCACAGGAACCTGGAAGACTTCAG ACAAAAGCGCAGCATGGGTCTGACGCTGGCCGAGGACGAGCTGTCCAAACTGGACTCAGAGCGAGGAAAAGACCAGCAGGCGATGGAGAAGGAATGCTCCTGTGCTGAACACATCCTGTCCAAGATAGAGGATATCCT gtTGACGTCACAGCCCTCAGAAGAAGAGAAGTG CCAAACGATGCAGTATGTGATTCTGACCTACATGAAGCACCTCGGGGTCAAAGTGAAGGAGCCTCGCGGCCTCGAACACAAACGAGCGCGCATCAACTTCCTGCCTAAGATTAAG AAAAGTATCAAACCGGaaaaagagggggaggaaaagGTGAAAAAGCCTCGATTTCCCAACATCCTCGGCCCGCCGCGCCGTCTAAGCAGAGTGGACTCCACCTCAG TAGGTAAGGCTGTGGAGCTGAACAAGCAGCGCTCACCAAAGCTCTCCCAGCCAGCCTTCGGCATTCCTGAAGTCTCGGACCCCTCGAGCTCCGGGCGGGTCCGCTCCAATCAGCTCAGCGAGGGGTCGGACACCAGCATCCAGTCTGTGTCCTCCACCAGCTCTCCCACCGCGCCGGCCTCAGACACCAGTGGACAGGAGTCAGACTCCA atCTGTCTCCTTTCTGCATCCCAGCCAGACTGAGTGATGGTCTGCAGTCCGGCGATCACCAGGACGGCGTCCCTTGTCCAACCAGCACTCAGTTTGACTTCAGTCCTTCCAACCTGGAGCAGCGGGAGGAGGATCAGGATGCCTTCAG gaTGGAGGTCCAGTGCCCGGTCAGTTCTACTGACATCCAGAGCGAAGACGACCAGGGCGGCGAGGCGGAGTGTGAGGAAGACCCTCTGAACTGGCAGCGGCTGGTCAGCCGAGACGTCCTCGCCACCTTAACGCCACAAGAGATCAACAGGCAGGAAGTCATCAACG AGCTGTTCTACACGGAGCGCACCCACTTACAGACGCTGAAGGTTCTGGACTCTGTTTTCTACCAGAGGCTGAACAGAGACGGCGTCCTTCCACCAGAAGACGTCAAGCTTATCTTTACTAACCTGGAGGAGATCATTCAGCTGCACG TTTCCATAACAGAACAAATGGCAGCGATCAGGAAGAGAAACGAGACGTCCGTGATCGGTCAGATTGGGGACGATCTGCTGGCCTGG TTCAGCGAGGACGAAGAGGAGAAAATCACAAGAGCCGTGGGAACTTTCTGCAGCAACCAGCCATCTGCACTGGAGCTCATCAAGACCAGAAAGAAGAAGGACCAGAGGTTCAACCTGTTCATGCAG GAAGCTCAGAGGAACCGTTTGTGTCGCAGGCTGCAACTTAAAGACATCATTCCTGCAGAAATGCAGAGATTCACTAAGTacccactcctgctggaaaaaATCGCCATGTACACAG AAGACgatgaagaaaaggaaaaggtgAAGAGAGCTGAAGAGTGCTGCAAGAAGATCCTCAACCACGTTAACCAGGCGGTCAAAgaggctgaaaacaaacag agACTCGAGGACTATCAGAGGCGGCTGGACCTCTCGTCTCTAAAGCAAAGTGATGTGGAGCTGAAG AATCTGGACCTGACCAAGAGGAGGATGATCCACGAGGGGCCGCTGTCCTGGAAGGTCAATAAGGACAAGAGAATTG AGCTCTACACGATCCTCCTGGAGGACATCATGGTCTTACTGCAGAAACAGGACGAACGTCTGGTCCTCAAGTTTCACGGCAAGAATCTGGCCAGCGTCACCGACACCAAGAACATCTTCAGCCCCGTCATTAAACTCAACACCGTCCTGGTTCGGCCTGTGGCAACAA ACAACAAGTCTTTCTTCGTTCTGTCCATGTCGGAAAACGGCGCTCAGATCTACGAGCTGACGGCTCAGTCAGTGTCCGATCAGAGGAC GTGGCAGCATCTAATCACACAGGGTGCCGACGCCATGAAGGCCAAACCTCACAACCACGACACGCCTGCCGCTCG AGCTGAGCAGGACGCCATTGAGATCATCAACCGCGGGATGCCGAAAGCGAGCCAAGAGCCGAACGGGACGTCAAGTGAAATCATCCATTCTTCAG ATAAAGACGCCTCCTCTTCACCGAGCAGCAGGAACCCCTTCAATGGCCTGAAAtcagaagatgaggaggaggagctgtcagcagcagatagacaggaggaggaggaggatgaagaggtggATGAAGCAGAGCTGGAAGCCTTCCTGGATGGTCAGCTGGctgacaggctgctgcaggAAGGATCACGTCAGGGCATCGCCATCGAAAGCGACGAGCTCAGCACGTTTTCCTCCTCCAAAGCCGAGGACGCTCTGAGGACGC TGGCGATGCTGAAGCAGGCCCTCTTCACCCACATGATGGGCAGAGAGGCGGAGGAGAACAGACAGAGCGGAGCCCCGGGGAGCCCCGAGGCGCCTCCGGCTGCCTGCGACGAGAGCCAGACGTCTGAAAGTTTACCCAAAGACAACCAGCAGCTCCCACCGGACACACCTGAACCCAACG GTGGGTTTGTGGTCCTGGATTTTGGTGGAGGCTCTGGGGAGAGCAGCACTGATGACGACGTGGGAGGCGACGTGGGGATCGACATGAGGAAGCTGCTGTCGTCCTCATCGCAGACAGGGAGCGGCGGCGGCCCCGGCCTCAGTAGGCAGCTGATGACCCACCTGCGCCTCCTGCAGGCCGACCTGCAGTATTTGAAG GATGTGGAGACCAAATTCaaccagctgcagcagacacacagtgacgcAGCTGCCGACTCCACCGACACCACCG ATGGCATCATTCAGTGA